CTTTTGGAATTTTTTTTTCTTTTTTCAGAGTTGCAAAGTAAGTGGGAGCGATATCCCGAGCATCCATAAAATAAATTTCAGCAAGCATATGAGAAGCATCAATGTCTCGGGGATTTTTTTCTCGAATTTGTTCCAAATACATTCGGCAATTTTTAAAATCACCTAATACAAAATAAATTTGGGCCAAACGAAACAACACTTCCATATCATTTTTGTAGGCAGCAGTGTATTCCTTGTAACGTTTGATGGATATCTTTGGATGATCCAATTTATAGTTGAGTTCACCAAGTGCTTTGGCCGTTAGATATTTGTATTTGGAATGAGTATTCCGTCTCTCGATGACAAAAGAAAGTGCAGTATAATACAAAATGGATTGGTTCCATAACTTCCTTTCAAAATTCAAATTTCCAAGAAGGTATAAAAAATCGGGATCATTGGGAAACTTATGCAAAGAGGCTTCCAAAACTTCCGTGGCTTTGGTGAGCTCCGCTTGGCGGATCCGTATTCGAGTCTGTAAAAGAATCAGATCTTTGGAGATTTCTTGGGATTTGTTTGTGGCAATCTCTGACCATTCCCAAGCTTTTTCCAAACTTCCCAGCTCTAGATGGTTCAAACTTTGAGTCTCTGCACTGAGAACACTCGGTTCTTTTCCCACTTCCTTCAGGCAAAGATGGTAGGAATCCAAAAAGGAAACTGATTTTTCATAGGAACGTTTGGAATCCTCGGGTTTACGACGTTGGCCCGCTTGGAATCCGTCCGCGTGCTCCCGAAGGGCCCGTGACAGTAAAAAATCTGCCGGAACACCAGGTTCTAACAAGGAACATTCTTTGGTTCTTGTCCCAGGCTCGGTTGCAAACAGAGAAAGTGAGAGAAAACAAAAGAAAACAAAGAGGAAGGGGCGGTTTGGAGTTTTAATTGCTTGAAACATCAGTAGATTCCGGCAAAGATCGGGAACAGGGACAATCCTTGAACCAAATCTTCCGAGAAAATTTAAAATACATCCTGGCCGTTCTCATCGTGTGGGCAATCACTTTCCCATGGATTCTGAGAAACAAGGACACGATCCTTGCCAAATTCACCCTCGCCTACAATTCGTTTTTTGGTTATCCCAATCCTCGGATCGCACATCAGCTCATTGCCAAAGGGGATGCTGTACTCGAAGGGCGTAAAGAAGGAGGTACAAACATCCTCCAAACCATAAACCAATTCTTTAGCTCTGAAGAAAATACCAAAGGAAACATCTTACCCTTGGATTTGGCTCTTATGGAAAAAGCCTGTTTGTACTTTCGCAGTAAAGAACACGTAGAAGATCATTTTTTAGAACTGACATGGCGTGAAAAAGCGAAGGAATGGGGTTCCCCACTTTTCCTTAGGATGGCTCCCCAAGGGGAACTCACACTCGGACCCAACCCCAAAGACTATTGGAATTCGCATATTGAAGCAGTACTCACTGCACTTGATTACTACAAACGTGCATTACGGTTTTCTGGCCCGGAACTCTTGGCTCCCAAAAAAATTGAATCGGTTGCCTGGGCCAGTTGTCGTCCAAGCGAAATCTTACTTGGTTATAAAACTCATATGTTGGAAACGGAATCCTATGTCTTAAAAAAACTCACCGAACTAGAAAAGGTTCCGAGTGGACTCAGTGCCGTACAAAAACGAAGTGTCGTATTATCATCGATCAAACGCAGCGATTTTTCAGAAGTTTCCGCAAACGATTATTTAGAATCTTTACTTCGCCAAATCCTACTTACCGGAATGAAAAATTTTTCCCCGAGAGAGATGGATGATATCTATGAAAGGATCCTCTATTTTGTCGGGGCCGATGAAAAAGAGTATTTGAAATTCAAATTCCGCCGGGGAGAACTTTTTTTCCAACTGGGAACAGAAGAAGAAATTTTTTACAAACGAGCTGCCACTGAATTTAAAGAAGCGGCTAACATTCAACTTGCGGCAGAAATAGAAGACATCAATGTGCCAGTACTCCTTGTTCACGAATTTGAATCCAAAATGAAAGAAGCAGAATCGTATCACAAACTCAAAGAAAATGCAAAAAGCCTAACTATCATAGATTCTCTCAAACCCAAACTACGCAATGTAGACGAACGAAGTGTAGGTGGAAAAAAAGACGACATTCTAAAACCATATCATAATTTAACAAGATCCGTGCTTCGCAAACTGGGTCGCTACGAAGAAGCCGATGAAATCCCATTTAACGAATGATCTAAAGTATTTTGATTATAATGCCACACACCCCCCCTTTCCTGAAATTCTGGAAACATGTTTGGCAGAATACCTGGAAGGATTTTATAATCCTTCTGGGATTACCCGATATTCCCTAAAAAACCAGGGCAAAATCGAACAAACGAGGAAGTTCTTTGCAACGCATATGGGACTTCTTGAGAAACAATTTGTTTTTTCCGCGACGGGCACTGAGGCAAATTACCTTCTGATTCAAAGTTTGCGAGTATTATATCCTAAGTTAGATTCTGTCATCGTGTCTCCCTTTGAACATTCCAGTATGTATGCGGCTTTGGAATCCTATGGATTTAGTCCTGATTTAATTCAGACAAACAAATCAGGAATCATCCACACCAAGGATCTAGAAAAAAAACTAAAGGAAAATCCGAGACCTGTTGTTTGCCTTTATGCCGGGAATGAAACAGGTGTCATTCAACCTGCAGAAGAGATTTCTAAACTTACTAAAAATTATGGGCAAGTTTTTTATAGTGATCTGATGCAAGGTTTTTGTAAGGTAAACCTTCCCTTTTCCCTTTTTGATGGGTTTACTTTTTCCGGTCATAAAATTGGAGCTGGGATGGGAGCTTCGGTGACTTACCTTCCTAAATCAGATTCCCACTTTCAAGTGTTTGGTGGCGGAAACCAAGAAAATGAACATCGAGCTGGAACAGAAAATACATTCGCAATCGAATGTTTGAGACGAGTGGCAGAAATCCAACTAAACCAATTGGAAGAAAAAAACAAACGCCTCGGTGAATTTCAATCCCATATAGAAGAGAGATTCGAGGCCTTAGGTTGTACCATCATTGCAAAATCTTCCCCAAGACTTCCCAATACAACCTTTCTCATCCTCCCCATTCAGTCTGTGGATTTTTTCTTACTTGGTATGGAGGAAAAAGGGATTCTGGTTTCTACCGGCAGTTCGTGTAAATCACGCGCCAGAGAAGCATCCAAGTCTTTATTATATATGGGCTATACACAAGAAGAAGCACTCCGCTGCATTCGCATCTCCACTGGTTATTTCACAACAAAGGACGATGTAAATGCCCTAATCACCACTGCCGAAGATTTAATCCAAAAATTCCGATAAAATCTAATCATAATGAAATTAAGAATTATCGCCAAATACTCCAGAGACGAACGAACGGATGGAGAATGTTTTTGGGAAGAAAAACAAGAAAACTTTGGAACCGTAGAAAGGACAACCCAGTTCTCTGGAAAAATACTTAGAGAATTCCAAAATGATTGGACTCTATTTGTAGAAAGAGTGCTCTCTCAAAATCCGAGTAAAGAGGAATTCCTGGAAAAGCTGGGGAAAAAGTCTGATACTTTAGAGCAAATTGTATTCGGAAAAACTCTGCCCTTCTGGCGAAAGCCAGGATTTCAAGGTTCTATCCAACTTCTCATCGATCCAGAATTTTCACCCATTCCATGGGAAATTTTACGAACCCACAAGGGTTTTTTATTCCAAGACAGCGAATACCGAAGAGGAATCCGAATCGATACAATTCAAAAAGAAAATGTAACGATAGAGAATTCTATTTTACTTGTATGCAACCCAGTAAAACCAAACTTAGTTGCTACTGTTAATGAAGAATGTAATATTCTTTTCCCAATCTTGGAAAAAAAATTGAAACTTCGCATCCTCAAAGAAAATCATTTAACAAGAGTCAGATTAACCGAAGAAATGAGTTCGGTAAAATACCTACACTATGCCGGTCATACAGAAAAAAAAGGTATTCCTTTGGGAGCAAACGACTTCTTATATTCGATGGAAATTTCAGGACACTCATTTTCTAATTTACATCTAGTGTTCTTCAACAGTTGCCATTCTTCATTCGACTCAACCGAACAATCAGGACTCACTACAAGTTTTTTAAAGGCTGGTGCTAAAGAAGTGATTGGTTTTTTGTTTCCTGTGGAGACCAATATGGCAAAAAACATTGGAATCAAATTTTGGGAGTCTTTTTTAAAAACAAAAAACTCACACAAGTCATTGGAGAAAATTAGAAAAACCTTATATAATGGATCCGCAAAAGACATAATAACTGCGATTAGTTTGGTTCATTTTTCAACACAAAAACCGATAACTCAATCGAGTCGCCTTATCGGCATTATGTTTGTTTTGTTATTTCTATTTTTTTCCATTCTATTTTTAGGTGAGAAAAAAGAACCTATCAAGGTGGACAATCCCAACATCGTAGATCAAAAAAACATTGTCTCAAAAAAACAGAATGTTTTAGCCAGTGACCCAATTTTTGATCGAATCTCACGATTGAAAAATTCAGAATTTCGCAAAATGACCATCAGTTTTCTAAAAACCAAACACGAATTATTAGATGATTCACAAAAAAGAGAACTTTTAGAGTCCATCTTTTCCACTGATAATTCCGAAGAAAAAATGTATTATGAATTCAAAACCAGGAGTGGATTTTGAATTCTTTTAAAAAAAACGCATTATTATTCCTCTGCATTTCCTTTCCTTTGAGTGCACAATGGTTTCCCAAATCAAAATCCTTTGATGATATATGGAATTCGTTTTATTCTAAACAGAATTTATTTAGCCAAGCCTATGGAATCCAAACTCGCGATATGATTCGAGTAGAAACACCGGAGGAAGAAGAAGATTTTTTATTCTATTGGAAAACTTGTAATCAAATAGATATTAAAGATTTAACTCAAATCCTGCGTTACATTTCATTTTACGATGCAATTCTTGCTGTAAAACAATGTAATACAGCAAACAAAGAAGAAATGACACTAATAGAGAAACAAATAAAGAAAAAGATCTTCGATTTGATTGTGTTGCCAAAATTTGAAATTTTAGAATCGGAGATTGTAAGTGATGAACTCATTCCACTTGTTGATGAATTAAGAAAGGAATGGGAAAAGACAATTTATATTTTTTCTAATTTATATAAATCTCACGAAGTATTATTTTTGGGAAAAGAGCGAGAATACACTCTCGCAATTAATCGAGTTTTATATTCTGAAATGCCTGAAACCAGAAGAAGAACTTTGGTTTTACGACTTCTGCAAGACATGAAACAACAAAACAAAAACACCTATCAGTTGTTTTATTATTCTAAACAAAACCCTTGGTCGGCCTCCAATTTAAATGATGAAAATTCAGAATCAAAAAATTTTTTTTTGGCCTTACTCGAAGAATGGGAGTTAGATCCTGATTTTGATCCAGAAAAACTTTCTCCGTTAAAAGAATTACACTCTTGTCTGGAAGAAATTCCAAGTGCAAACGAGAAAATTCGTTTATTAGGTTTTTTTGGCTTTTTTAGTGACTATGGTCGGTTCTCTACCAAAGACCAAACAACTTTTTCCAGAACAAACCAAACTCGCGTTCGGTTTATCAGACAAACACTATTCCGGTCTCATCATTTTCAAAAAAGATTGGAAAATGTACTGACATCTTGTAAAAATTCCGTCCAATCGATAAAAGAACTATGAGTGATGAGATTCGGAAGTTAATCGATAACTGCCTTTTAGGGAAAAGTACTGCTTGGCAAGAGTTGATTCGAAAATTTCACAGACTCATCATCGGAACTTGTGCCCACTATGTTCCGAGGGAAGAAGTAACTGACACCTCGCAGCAGGTATACCTAAAACTTACAGAAAATGACTACCACCTGCTTAGAAAATTCAAAGGAGATAGCCTTCCTGCATTTATTGTCTACTTAAGTGAAATTTCAAAAAATATAAGTATGTCTCAGACAAGATCCATTCGTCGGTATGAATATCGAGAGGGAATTTCTTTGGATTTGAGTATCGATATATTAGATGAGAGGCAAACCCAAGAAGATGTTTATTTCGCATGGGAAGAAAAACGAGAGTTTTATGACCTCATCGAAGGCCTAGATGAGACTCACAAAGAAATTCTCATCTTAAGACTCAAAGGATACAAATTCAAAGAAATTGCAGAAATCCTCGATGTTCCCCTAGGAACGGTGCTCGCTCGGGCCAATCGAGCGAAAGAAAAGATAAAAAAAATCCTTACAAAGGAAATAAAGCCTTAGCGGGGGGAAATAAATACTATGGAACCAAAAGATCCGAATGAATTTATGAACCGACTCAAATTAAAAGAAGCACTATACCTCATGTCCCAAGGGGAAGATGCGGACTCTCCCACGATCGATCGGATCTTACAAACCGTCCTACCGGAACGAAGCCCAACCATTCAGTTCTATTTACAATTGATCCAAGACCAGTTAAAACTTCTAACGAGCGATTTGCCAGAGGTTAGTTTTGTTTCTCGTGATCTTGCCTTTCGGGGAGCGGAACATACGGGAGGTGCTTTCCGTGTTCATAGACAAGTCGGTGGTCGTGATTTTGACTTTGTCTTCCAACCCAATGTTGAAAAAAACCAGGTTTTCTTGTCGGTGGAAGCATCCAACTGTGAGCGCCTCTCGGCAAAACTCTTTTTGGATGGGGCACCGGTGGAAACTCTGCCGAAACTAGGCACTCAGTCCATGTTTGACTCACCAATCACCTTGGACTCAAGTCCAGAGCTTGCCATCTTTGAATCTGGCAAAGAGATTGGCCGGTATCATTTTATGTTACAATCGTAACTTTTTTCTATAGGGATGCAATAAACCTCAGGTGTGATGCAATTAATTAACTAAGAAACGTTCCTATTTTTAGGAACATACTTTCTTTTCCAAACTAGTTCACACTTCAAAATCCCGACGAAAGTCGGGATTTTTTTTATGCGTTCACTCGGAAGTAAATGACATCTCCGTCTTGGACAATGTATTCCTTCCCTTCCACTCGGAGTTTTCCTTCGTCTTTGACTTTGGTCGCATCTCCTGTGCGGTCGATGTCTTCGTAACGCATGACCTCGGCTCGGATGTATCCCTTTTCAAAATCGGAATGGATGACACTCGCTGCCACGGGTCCCGTACTTCCTTGGTGGGTGGTCCATGCTCTCACTTCCTCCACACCCGCTGTAAAAAAAGTCAGAAGCCCCAGGAGTTTGTAAGAGGCACGAATCATTCTGGAAAGACCAGATTCTTTTTCGCCGATTTCTTCTAAAAAGGCAATTTGGTCTTCTTTTTCTAAACCAGAGATTTCTTCTTCAAATCGACCACATAACACAACAACAGGTGCTCCCTCTTTGGAAGCAAAGTCGATGATGGTTTTTACCAGTGGGTTTTCTGACGTTTTCACATCGGTGTCTAAAATATTAGCTACATATAACACTGGCTTTATGGTAATCAGATTGAATTTTTTGGCAATTTTTTGTTCTTCTTCACCAAGTTCCACAGTAGAGGCACGATTTCCTTTTTTTAGGGCCTCTAGGATTTTATCCATGACGGCTAAAATTTCTGTTGCTTCTTTGTTTCCGGTTTTGGCAGTTTTTGCGACACGTTGTTGTTGTTTTTCTAAACTGTCTAAATCGGCAAGGATGAGTTCATAATTGATGACAGTGATGTCCTCGATAGGATCTACCTTACCATGAACATGTGTTATGTTTTCATCTTGGAAGGCACGGACCACATGACAAATGGCATCCACTTCTCGAATATGAGATAAAAACTGGTTTCCAAGACCTTCGCCCTGGCTTGCCCCTTTCACGAGGCCTGCAATGTCTACAAACTCGATCATTGTGGGAACCGTTCGTTTTGGTTTGTAAACTTCGGCTAAACGGTTTAGCCTCTCATCTGGAACTTCTACCACACCGGTGTTGGGTTCTATTGTACAAAAAGGATAGTTGGCAGCTTGCGCTCCTGCCTTAGTGAGTGCATTAAAAATAGTCGACTTACCGACGTTCGGGAGACCTACAATACCACAATTCAAAGCCATACGGATAGGATTTTATCCAGAGACCGTAAGACAAGGAAAATTGATTTCTTAGTTTTGAAATCCGGTCTCCAGATATACGGAAGTTAAATAGAAAATAGATGTAAGAATCACAACTAAATATCCGACAGAGTAAATTTTCCCAATTCGTTTCCAAGGATACCGGTCATACAAGTGGAGGTTCGTATTGATCAACTCCGGTGTTGGATCTGGTGGCAGGACATCTTCCCTACCGGCCTTTCTCCAAACGAGTTGCCTTTCTTGCAAACCCAATTGGAAAAACTCTGCCGACTTTCCTTCGGTAAAAACAGACAAAAGGAGAGATGGGATTTCGAAGTACTTGAATGTAATGATTCCAGAAAAACTAGTAAGAATGGCCAGATAATTAATCACCACAATGAGGGGACTTGCCGTATAACTGGAACTAAACAACAAATACAAATACACGATAAGAAAAAAAATCGAAACATATTTGGCGACCCGAGAAAGGGTCTTATATAATCTTTGTTCTTTTAAAAAATGATGGAAAACTTCGTTTTTCATTCTGTTTTGTTTGGGACGGAGAGTTGTTTCTCCACACGGTCTAAAAATTCCTTCGGGATTTCCGTCTCCACCCACTGTTTTTGACCTTGGAAGTCGGTAAAGCACAATCGATAGGAATGTAAATACATTCGTTTTTCTTCAGTCTCAGTTTTGGAATTTGAATAAACCGGATCTCCAAGAACTGGATGCCCAAGTTCACGAAGCATAACGCGAATTTGGTGCCTTCTACCGGTTAGAATTTTGGCAAGTCCAAAAGAACAATTATATTCTGAATGCTGCGAGAGGATGGTAAATTCCGTGATGGCTTTTTTTCCTCCACTCCGAACCATTTGTACTTCTTTGTTACCATCTTTTAAAAAACATTCGAAGTGTTTCTCTTTCCAATCGGGAAGACCGGAACATAAAAAAATATATTCTTTCTCCGCATCCGTTAGTAAGGAATCGATTTCTTTATTTTTATCAGGAGTTTTTCCAAGTAGAACAATTCCACTCGTTCCCAAATCCAACCGGTTGGCCGTCCGTAATTCAGGGAGATTGAGATAACCGGCAAGAAGTCTTGTGAAGTCTTTTCTGTTTGGGTCTTTGGTTTCATGGACAGGAAGTCCTTCTGGTTTTTCTGCGAGTAAAAACTCATCACATTCATAAAGAATGTTGGTGGTGAATCCACCTTTTAAGCGAATCTCTCTACGCGGAGACTTCAATCCAAAGACCACTGAGACTACGTATATTGATCACACCCGACTGAAACAAAAGATACTGGCCTTTGATTCCCACAAGGGTATCGGTGATGGGAGTTTCTTTGGTCAGTTTGAGTGACTTGATTTTACCAGGATAGGAATCGATAGGATATGAAATTTCTATGATTTCTTTTAGATCCAAACGGTTCCAAACAAGTTTGGATTTGCTATCAGGAGGAGAAATGAATTCATTTTTTTCCAAATGGTTTAAAAACTTACCAGCTTCCCGCACCAAATCCATGTCAGGCGGATCACCCGCCACCATTTTTTGCCAAGAAGTTTTGTCTGGTAAAAACTGGCTTAAATAGTGTTCTAAAATTCCCGCATCCCTTCGAGATTCTACTTCTAAGATTGGGATCCCAAACCTCGCCCCTTGGTCTACCCAACGATTGGATACGGGATTTTCTTTTGTAATTCCCACTTTTAATCCACTAGAATTGGCAAAGTAAAGTGTGTGTTTTTTAAAACAATTCTTTAGACCCCAGTCGGGTTCCCGGCAAGTTCCTTTGTGGTGGTGGCAGGTTTCGGGACGGAGGATACAAAGGTCGTTTTCTGCTAGTTTGGTAAAACAAGTAAAACAATGGCCTTGGTTAAAAGACTTCTTTGTTTTTTTACCACAATGCAAACAACGGATTTCATCGTTGGTACTCAGGGTAATTTTTTTTCCAATCCAAGACTCCACAGGAATTTCCGAAGTGGATTCTTTAGCCGTTAGATCTTTTTTGTCTACTTCAGAATAGGTCGCTGTCTCCCAAAAATAGGAAACAGGTTTTAAACCTTTGTGCGACATTTTTCTAACGTAACCTTGGATGGTAGGCATAATTTAGAAGGAATACTCTTTTACTTCTTCAGGAAAATAGTCTCTGTTGATGTTCACAAAAAGTAAACCAACAAGGCTTGGTATCGGAGTGGACGAGTCCCACTTAAAAATAACAAGAGTTTGGCGGAAAAGATAATGAGAGATTTGACCCTTCGGATGGAAAAAAAGTTTCAATTGGTCTTCCCCCTCTCCAAGAAAAACCACCTTTCCATTTAAGTTGGGGGACCTTTGTTTGATGAGTTTGAGGACTACCTTTCCACCAGGATATACATCTTCTGGATCGGAGCCTTCCGTCGCTTCTCCTTCACTCACTCCAGAACTCGGAGCCACTTCCAGTGTGGTTCCTTCATAGTCCAAATAGTTGCAAGGAAAGTCTCCAGGCATATTTGGAAAATTTTCAGAACAAGGAGTGTAAACCGATTCCTTTTCTTCTCCCTCACCATAAGAAATCAGGAGAGTAGAACGAATGGTGGCAAAGGCCACCGATTTTAAAACTTTCGGGGTTTTGTTTTTCAGAACTGTTTTTAATTCTTTTTCCGAAGCAAATACAGATAGAGCAAATACTAGAACAAAAAATATAAATAGAATCCGTTTCATCCTAACCTCAGTACAACAAATAAGGTGCAATTTTATTGCGTTCACTTTCTTCTTCCGACAAATAAGTTTTATGGAAATCCGAAAAACTGATTCCTTCATTGATAGAAGTTCGGAAATGGTCGTTTCCCCAAAGTTGGTCTACCCAATGGTTTGAGGCACCCTTACTCCATTTAAAATCATTGGGATAAGTTTCTTTCATAAGCCTGATCAAATCATAAGCCAGTTGGATGGGATCATAGTCCGGACGAACCAAATTCATACGGAGACCAGAACAGATTTTTCCTTTATGCGGGCCAAAGGTAGGTTTAAAATACACTGGAGAAAAATAATAGGATTTCGATCCAAGACTTGCTAGTTTACTCGCAAGTTCGTCAGGGTTTGTCATCCAGGGAGCTCCAAAGTAAACAAAGGGAGCTTGGGTTCCTCGGCCCACAGATACATTCACCCCCTCAAGTAAAACTAAGGAAAGGTAATTTCTTGCAGAGTCCACCATAGGTAAGTTTGGTGATGGTGTGGTCCAAGGAATTCCTGTATCTTCAAAATACATTCCCCGGCGAT
The sequence above is drawn from the Leptospira sp. WS4.C2 genome and encodes:
- a CDS encoding cysteine desulfurase family protein encodes the protein MKSHLTNDLKYFDYNATHPPFPEILETCLAEYLEGFYNPSGITRYSLKNQGKIEQTRKFFATHMGLLEKQFVFSATGTEANYLLIQSLRVLYPKLDSVIVSPFEHSSMYAALESYGFSPDLIQTNKSGIIHTKDLEKKLKENPRPVVCLYAGNETGVIQPAEEISKLTKNYGQVFYSDLMQGFCKVNLPFSLFDGFTFSGHKIGAGMGASVTYLPKSDSHFQVFGGGNQENEHRAGTENTFAIECLRRVAEIQLNQLEEKNKRLGEFQSHIEERFEALGCTIIAKSSPRLPNTTFLILPIQSVDFFLLGMEEKGILVSTGSSCKSRAREASKSLLYMGYTQEEALRCIRISTGYFTTKDDVNALITTAEDLIQKFR
- a CDS encoding CHAT domain-containing protein, giving the protein MKLRIIAKYSRDERTDGECFWEEKQENFGTVERTTQFSGKILREFQNDWTLFVERVLSQNPSKEEFLEKLGKKSDTLEQIVFGKTLPFWRKPGFQGSIQLLIDPEFSPIPWEILRTHKGFLFQDSEYRRGIRIDTIQKENVTIENSILLVCNPVKPNLVATVNEECNILFPILEKKLKLRILKENHLTRVRLTEEMSSVKYLHYAGHTEKKGIPLGANDFLYSMEISGHSFSNLHLVFFNSCHSSFDSTEQSGLTTSFLKAGAKEVIGFLFPVETNMAKNIGIKFWESFLKTKNSHKSLEKIRKTLYNGSAKDIITAISLVHFSTQKPITQSSRLIGIMFVLLFLFFSILFLGEKKEPIKVDNPNIVDQKNIVSKKQNVLASDPIFDRISRLKNSEFRKMTISFLKTKHELLDDSQKRELLESIFSTDNSEEKMYYEFKTRSGF
- a CDS encoding RNA polymerase sigma factor; its protein translation is MSDEIRKLIDNCLLGKSTAWQELIRKFHRLIIGTCAHYVPREEVTDTSQQVYLKLTENDYHLLRKFKGDSLPAFIVYLSEISKNISMSQTRSIRRYEYREGISLDLSIDILDERQTQEDVYFAWEEKREFYDLIEGLDETHKEILILRLKGYKFKEIAEILDVPLGTVLARANRAKEKIKKILTKEIKP
- the ychF gene encoding redox-regulated ATPase YchF — its product is MALNCGIVGLPNVGKSTIFNALTKAGAQAANYPFCTIEPNTGVVEVPDERLNRLAEVYKPKRTVPTMIEFVDIAGLVKGASQGEGLGNQFLSHIREVDAICHVVRAFQDENITHVHGKVDPIEDITVINYELILADLDSLEKQQQRVAKTAKTGNKEATEILAVMDKILEALKKGNRASTVELGEEEQKIAKKFNLITIKPVLYVANILDTDVKTSENPLVKTIIDFASKEGAPVVVLCGRFEEEISGLEKEDQIAFLEEIGEKESGLSRMIRASYKLLGLLTFFTAGVEEVRAWTTHQGSTGPVAASVIHSDFEKGYIRAEVMRYEDIDRTGDATKVKDEGKLRVEGKEYIVQDGDVIYFRVNA
- a CDS encoding RluA family pseudouridine synthase — protein: MKSPRREIRLKGGFTTNILYECDEFLLAEKPEGLPVHETKDPNRKDFTRLLAGYLNLPELRTANRLDLGTSGIVLLGKTPDKNKEIDSLLTDAEKEYIFLCSGLPDWKEKHFECFLKDGNKEVQMVRSGGKKAITEFTILSQHSEYNCSFGLAKILTGRRHQIRVMLRELGHPVLGDPVYSNSKTETEEKRMYLHSYRLCFTDFQGQKQWVETEIPKEFLDRVEKQLSVPNKTE
- a CDS encoding DUF2797 domain-containing protein, which gives rise to MPTIQGYVRKMSHKGLKPVSYFWETATYSEVDKKDLTAKESTSEIPVESWIGKKITLSTNDEIRCLHCGKKTKKSFNQGHCFTCFTKLAENDLCILRPETCHHHKGTCREPDWGLKNCFKKHTLYFANSSGLKVGITKENPVSNRWVDQGARFGIPILEVESRRDAGILEHYLSQFLPDKTSWQKMVAGDPPDMDLVREAGKFLNHLEKNEFISPPDSKSKLVWNRLDLKEIIEISYPIDSYPGKIKSLKLTKETPITDTLVGIKGQYLLFQSGVINIRSLSGLWIEVSA